A single region of the Lotus japonicus ecotype B-129 chromosome 4, LjGifu_v1.2 genome encodes:
- the LOC130710713 gene encoding protein FAR1-RELATED SEQUENCE 5-like codes for MTNSTEISYGGTGCLNGNSEESGSLKDADKMSEDLDELNVEDKNGEECSVDFEYEEETHVDGTDATIDINNEDDILMIDLKNLCPEQVSMLSFISLDIAYLFYTWYGRVNGFSVRRSSILRSKTSNEVLQQTFVCSREGKRRLSCLNMEDRKRRAKNETRLGCEAKFRVHIHIVTRRWYVTIFAFAHNHELLDGLSCGMLPAYRKMNESDVVQMNNMRMAGIGAHDIFSSFAMQSGGYENVGFRQKAIYNQVGKQRAEHESDGVAALKYLKQLQISDPELFFRYKENSEGKLEHLFWSDGMSQIDYKAFGDVVAFDATYGKNKYRCPLVFFCGVNHHQQTIVFASAIVGDEKEPAYVWLLQRLMEVMKDKAPTSVITDGDIPMKKAIKLVLPQSHHRLCAWHLSRNATSNLHNPKFTAAFNHCMLAGYYDIGTWNKKWTEMVDKFELHDNGWVQEMYEKRRMWAASHMRGNFFAGFRTTSRCEGLHSKIGKFVNSRCNITELIQHLCRLMNHIRYKEIEADFNSSYGEAVLETKFQNLERSGANVFTREIFSMYRAALHRSGDSIVVGYKETSSQYIFLVSKYRGSGREWHVSFQPSTFFFQCACKRMESMGLPCHHVLAVLVYLDVCELPKCLVLQRWTKFAKDDVDKNAMLGSKHLDSFLISRYGALMSQYRELASFSCRRLEDFHNERDRATKAVQELKSRAIKDCDEEVDDLGNSFIGLKDPNVVRTKGIGCPGSSSAAGKNKGNKRKGSRKCSQCHRYGHNKTTCKTTTKARQMTKNTDAETVPTQEESYANVG; via the exons ATGACAAACTCAACCGAGATCAGCTATGGTGGCACGGGATGCTTGAATGGAAACAGTGAAGAAAGTGGGTCATTGAAAGATGCTGATAAAATGTCAGAG GATTTGGATGAGTTGAATGTGGAAGATAAAAATGGAGAAGAGTGTAGTGTGGACTTTGAGTATGAAGAGGAAACCCATGTTGATGGTACTGATGCAACAATAGATATCAACAATGAAGATGACATCCTAATGATTGATCTTAAGAATTTATGTCCTGAACAAGTCTCGATGCTGAGCTTTATTAGCTTGGATATTGCTTATTTATTCTATACTTGGTATGGAAGGGTGAATGGGTTCTCAGTTCGTAGAAGCAGTATTCTGCGGAGCAAAACAAGTAATGAAGTATTGCAGCAGACCTTTGTGTGCTCTAGGGAAGGTAAACGTCGACTCAGCTGCTTAAACATGGAAGACCGAAAGCGACGGGCAAAAAATGAGACAAGGCTAGGATGTGAAGCCAAGTTCAGAGTCCACATCCATATTGTTACTCGACGTTGGTATGTGACTATTTTTGCATTTGCACATAATCATGAACTTTTGGATGGACTATCTTGTGGAATGTTGCCTGCTTATAGGAAAATGAATGAGTCTGATGTTGTTCAAATGAATAACATGAGGATGGCTGGTATAGGTGCACATGATATTTTTAGTTCCTTTGCAATGCAGTCAGGTGGTTATGAGAATGTTGGTTTTAGACAGAAAGCAATTTATAATCAAGTAGGAAAACAGAGGGCAGAACATGAATCTGATGGTGTGGCCGCATTGAAGTACTTGAAACAATTACAAATATCTGACCCCGAGCTTTTTTTTCGGTACAAAGAGAATAGTGAAGGTAAATTGGAGCACCTGTTTTGGAGTGATGGAATGAGCCAAATTGATTACAAAGCATTTGGTGATGTGGTTGCTTTTGATGCCACGTACGGTAAAAACAAGTATAGGTGTCCTCTGGTGTTTTTTTGCGGCGTTAATCATCATCAACAAACCATTGTGTTTGCTTCTGCAATTGTTGGGGATGAAAAGGAACCTGCGTATGTTTGGTTACTCCAAAGACTAATGGAAGTTATGAAAGACAAGGCACCTACGTCAGTCATCACAGATGGAGATATTCCAATGAAGAAAGCAATAAAGCTTGTGCTACCTCAATCCCATCACAGGCTTTGTGCTTGGCATTTGAGTCGGAATGCAACCTCAAACTTGCATAATCCTAAATTTACAGCTGCATTCAACCATTGCATGCTTGCTGGGTATTATGACATAGGGACATGGAATAAAAAATGGACAGAGATGGTGGATAAGTTTGAGTTGCATGATAATGGATGGGTTCAGGAAATGTATGAAAAAAGGAGGATGTGGGCTGCATCGCATATGCGTGGCAACTTTTTTGCTGGATTTCGCACAACATCCCGTTGTGAGGGTCTTCATTCTAAAATTGGGAAGTTTGTTAATTCAAGGTGTAATATAACAGAGCTGATCCAACACTTATGCAGGTTGATGAATCATATTAGGTATAAAGAAATTGAGGCTGACTTTAATTCATCTTATGGTGAGGCTGTGTTGGAGACTAAATTCCAAAATCTTGAGAGGTCTGGTGCCAATGTCTTTACAAGGGAGATATTCTCCATGTATCGTGCTGCACTACATAGGTCAGGAGATTCCATTGTTGTAGGCTACAAAGAAACATCCAGCCAGTATATATTTTTGGTTTCAAAATATCGTGGTTCCGGACGTGAGTGGCATGTCTCATTTCAGCCGTCaacattttttttccaatgtGCTTGCAAAAGGATGGAATCCATGGGTCTTCCTTGTCACCATGTACTTGCAGTCCTTGTTTATCTTGATGTCTGTGAATTGCCAAAATGTCTAGTTCTGCAGAGATGGACAAAGTTTGCAAAGGATGATGTGGACAAGAATGCAATGTTAGGATCAAAACACTTGGATTCCTTCTTGATTAGTAGGTATGGTGCCTTGATGAGTCAATACAGGGAATTAGCCTCATTTTCCTGTCGTAGGCTTGAAGATTTTCATAATGAAAGAGATCGAGCGACAAAAGCTGTGCAAGAATTGAAGTCAAGGGCAATCAAGGACTGTGATGAAGAAGTTGATGATTTGGGTAATTCCTTTATTGGCCTCAAAGATCCTAATGTTGTTAGGACTAAAGGTATTGGTTGTCCAGGTTCGTCAAGTGCAGCTGGAAAAAACAAAGGCAACAAGAGGAAAGGGAGTAGGAAGTGCTCACAATGTCACCGATATGGTCATAATAAAACTACTTGCAAGACTACAACTAAAGCACGCCAGATGACAAAAAATACTGATGCGGAGACTGTGCCTACCCAAGAAGAATCATATGCAAATGTTGGGTAG
- the LOC130715349 gene encoding uncharacterized protein LOC130715349, which produces MNELHSLASYTSSLYGSSLAWDYHNLGVLNADRMSLMPEAMEGSVSAAVSFSSPHQETDFSTGYLEDALVEFGERAKRRRLLLPCIDDDDDRSKSSSIDDLEKGLWDFNPTWHQPVENLYCMDQIERICGFSDEHISTFRSRISEEPNIETKTTEEETMSATESPNSSSSSYKEEPVTSKTTEIQQNKRVITRSVVYPFALVKPGGREGDVTLNDINERILMPPTRPVRHPVGDFACRPCVSAADGPGLSGKAVVALTRIHTQGRGTITIIRTKG; this is translated from the exons atgaaTGAGCTTCATTCCCTAGCTTCTTACACTAGTAGCCTCTATGGTTCTTCCCTAGCTTGGGATTACCACAACCTTGGAGTTCTCAACGCAGACAGAATGTCTTTAA TGCCTGAAGCTATGGAAGGAAGTGTTAGTGCTGCAGTGTCATTCTCATCACCTCATCAAGAGACAGATTTCTCAACTGGGTATCTTGAAGATGCTTTGGTTGAGTTTGGCGAGCGAGCCAAACGTAGACGCTTGCTTCTGCCATgcattgatgatgatgatgatcggAGCAAGAGTAGTTCCATTGATGATCTGGAGAAG GGTTTATGGGATTTCAACCCCACATGGCACCAACCAGTTGAAAACTTGTACTGCATGGACCAAATAGAAAGAATTTGTGGATTTTCAG ATGAGCATATAAGCACATTCAGGAGTAGAATCAGTGAGGAACCAAACATAGAAACTAAAACAACAGAAGAAGAGACAATGTCAGCCACTGAATCTCCAAATTCATCCTCTTCTTCATACAAAGAAGAACCAGTGACATCTAAAACCACAGAAATCCAACAAAACAAGAGGGTGATAACAAGATCAGTGGTGTATCCATTTGCATTGGTGAAACCAGGAGGAAGAGAAGGTGATGTGACCTTGAATGACATCAATGAGAGGATCCTGATGCCTCCAACGAGGCCAGTGAGGCATCCAGTTGGTGACTTCGCGTGTCGGCCATGCGTGTCCGCCGCAGACGGTCCAGGCCTTTCAGGGAAAGCAGTGGTGGCCCTTACCAGAATTCACACACAGGGGAGAGGCACAATCACTATTATCAGAACCAAAGGTTAA
- the LOC130714491 gene encoding histone-lysine N-methyltransferase ASHR2: MTSAAPSSLLKVEEIQGRGRGMVASQPLKAGQIVLRDSPILLYSTLPFSTQSSSSSSSASAACFCGRCFRTLPPSILLDSSSPAVLCPSCRHHRFCSSSCLSKALNSSHCSWVCQALSRLQANSLLLEQPVELQVQARFLIAAYNLANVSPSNFQILLSLQGSPDDTTIAAAQLLHPLISSLCSLAAISPQNGFSLELTSALLAKDKLNAFGLMQPFSIDDDQRSVRAYGIYPYASFFNHDCLPNACRFDYVDTNPPDGGHNTDFIIRMIHDVPQGREICLSYFPVNEKFSSRQKRLTEDYGFTCNCDRCNVESNWSDNESVEGNAEDEEEVMDDDEDEGMAASDTEDNLQGDNSDFPHAYFFLKYMCDRTNCGGTLAPLPPQGDTPSNIMECNVCGKLKSGDDFDIDNEQDEVPMED, translated from the coding sequence ATGACATCAGCTGCTCCAAGTTCTCTTTTGAAGGTGGAGGAAATACAAGGAAGAGGGAGAGGGATGGTTGCATCTCAGCCTCTTAAAGCTGGCCAAATTGTCCTCAGAGACTCTCCGATTCTGCTGTATTCTACGTTGCCCTTTTCCACACAGTCTTCATCATCGTCCTCCTCTGCATCAGCTGCATGCTTCTGTGGTCGCTGCTTCAGAACCTTGCCACCATCTATACTGCTAGATTCTTCATCACCTGCAGTTTTATGCCCTTCTTGTCGCCACCATCGCTTTTGCAGCTCAAGTTGTCTCTCAAAGGCACTGAACTCTTCCCATTGTTCTTGGGTATGTCAAGCATTATCCCGTCTCCAAGCCAATTCTCTACTGCTTGAACAGCCCGTCGAGCTCCAAGTCCAAGCTCGTTTTCTCATTGCTGCCTACAACCTTGCCAATGTCTCCCCGTCAAACTTTCAAATCTTGCTATCTCTCCAGGGTTCTCCTGATGACACCACCATTGCTGCAGCTCAGCTCCTACACCCCCTTATTTCATCGCTATGTTCACTTGCTGCCATTAGCCCCCAGAATGGGTTTTCTTTGGAACTCACTTCTGCGCTTCTGGCCAAGGACAAGCTCAATGCCTTTGGCTTAATGCAGCCCTTCTCCATCGATGATGATCAGCGTTCTGTCAGAGCTTACGGCATTTACCCCTACGCCTCCTTTTTCAACCATGATTGCCTTCCCAATGCCTGCAGATTCGATTATGTCGACACTAATCCACCTGATGGCGGCCATAATACTGACTTTATTATTAGGATGATACATGATGTTCCTCAAGGTAGGGAGATCTGTTTGAGCTATTTCCCTGTGAATGAGAAATTTTCTAGTAGGCAGAAGAGATTGACGGAAGACTATGGCTTCACTTGTAATTGTGATCGATGTAATGTTGAATCAAATTGGTCAGATAATGAGAGTGTTGAAGGTAATGcagaggatgaagaagaggtTATGGATGACGACGAAGATGAAGGTATGGCAGCATCAGACACTGAAGATAATCTCCAAGGAGATAACAGCGATTTCCCACATGCTTATTTCTTTCTGAAATACATGTGTGATAGAACAAATTGCGGGGGAACTTTAGCTCCTCTACCGCCACAGGGTGATACTCCATCTAATATCATGGAATGTAATGTTTGTGGTAAATTGAAGAGTGGCGATGACTTTGATATTGATAATGAGCAAGATGAAGTTCCAATGGAGGACTGA